The sequence AAATTGATGGAATAAAGCAATATTTTGGAGGTTTAATAGACTTTTTAACGGGTGTATTTACAGGTAATTGGTCTAAAGCTTGGGATGGAATTAAAGATATTTTTCAAGGCGTAATGAAGATGTTACCAAACGGAATGAAAGCTCCGATTAATGCGATGATTGGTATGATTAATGGTTTCATTGGTGGTCTTAGTAAAATAAAAATTCCAAAATGGGTACCTGGCATCGGTGGCAAAGGTTTTAGTATTCCGCAAATTCCAATGTTGGCAAGTGGTGGACACTTATTAAATGGTCAGGCGATTGTTGGTGAAGCGGGTCCTGAGTTATTGAGTAACCGAGGTGGTAAAACTACCGTAACACCTTTAAATGAGAATGAAAAGAAAAAAGGAATCACTGGAAAATTAGAAGGCGGAACAGTTGAACAACATATTCATATTGGGGCTGTAAATACGAACTCAATGAATGAAGTTGACCGCTTAAATCGAAATATCGCAAAGGCTTCTAAAAAATCAAGATTTGCTTTAGGAGGTGCTTAAATGTTAGGTCACTATACACCTTTTATTATCTGGAATGGATACAATTCATTAATTGATTTGCATGCGGTCATAGAGGACGAACTAGCCGAAATGATGGCAAATGAACGTGTTGAAGTCATAAAGTTGAGAGGTCGTAATGGATCGTTACATCAAAGCTTAGGAGACTATGATTCTTTTGATTATTCAATTGAAATGAGTATTCCCTATGAAAAAATTCATAGCTTTAAAAAAATCTTTAGAGGTTCTGGAAAATTAATTACTCATAATGATGTGGATAAATACAGACTTGCGCGAGTTGTCATGAGTAAACCAATTGAATTTGAAAATGAATGGGGAGTATTTTATAAATTTGAGGTTAATTTTGATTGTCAGCCTTTTAGATATAAGGTTGTTGAAAATACTTCCTTATTGAATAAAGGAGAAAATACTATTATAAATCCTGGTGATATCCCTTCTTATCCTTATTTTGAGTTTATGAGTAGTGGTGGTGATATCACGATTGAAATAGAAAATAATATTTTTACATTGTTAAATACGC comes from Carnobacterium divergens and encodes:
- a CDS encoding phage tail protein, with product MLGHYTPFIIWNGYNSLIDLHAVIEDELAEMMANERVEVIKLRGRNGSLHQSLGDYDSFDYSIEMSIPYEKIHSFKKIFRGSGKLITHNDVDKYRLARVVMSKPIEFENEWGVFYKFEVNFDCQPFRYKVVENTSLLNKGENTIINPGDIPSYPYFEFMSSGGDITIEIENNIFTLLNTQAGLITLDSEKGLAIFDGSIVKTRGTYNGLKLNPGKNLITIDGNIKSATIVKRSAWL